From a region of the Agrobacterium larrymoorei genome:
- a CDS encoding beta strand repeat-containing protein yields MAAENLPTGAQVVSGAVSVGTSGTSMTITQGSDKAIVNWNGFSVGSGNSVTFVQPGSTSAILNRVTGNTTSTIAGSITANGQVYLINPNGIAITSTGTVDVGGGFVASTLDISNEDFLNGNYKFAGNGASGEVKNEGIITVGRGGYAALIGGTVKNDGLIAVPVGKVGLGSGEQATLDLSGDGFLQVALPTKEGAEGNGALVENNGTIKADGGTVVMSAATARNAARHAVNLSGVVEADSISGSDGEIVIGGGEGGAVTVSGKVKTTSSTGKGGKVTVTGKSVALKGATIDASGKTGGGKVRIGGDYQGKGSLQTADTVSVDADTVIRADASESGNGGSVVVWSNDLTTFAGLITAHGAGTGTGGDAEVSGKAVLSYTGFTNLSGPGGFGTLLLDPYDITISDGEASNSSGFTATGENSVISVSRLETALANANVVISTGSSGSQMGNITVASDIEWSNATTLVLAASNNIYINADITATGASAGLTLYYGGYATTGSATSGTDYSIASGASITLSGNDATLAINGNNYTLIHSMSELDAIDTTDLSGRYALAGDLDASDTTYTSALVGLTSSAGFTGTFAGLGHTISGLTISNSAASGTYYGLFGYVSGATIRDVGLVDNLISITGSPSYVGGLIGVTAASTVVSNAYATGVVKVTTTASDVNVGGLIGYAGSKAVINDVYSTSNVTATGSFVAKAAGLIGYVDTSVTITDAYATGDVTVKSNNYSLAGGLVGYIGQSSTIKNSYATGNINSTSSGSNDTIAGGLIGKAYFATITNGYATGDVTANNTSARTKSYSTYAGGLVGNADTTTIKNSYSTSIVTSTDASTGGATTVTNYGGGLIGYDKGSTITGAYATGYVTVSNEVLQPVFYVGGLIGYTSSSTVTNAYATGGSSVINTAIAALQSYAGGLLGYSADTKLTNTYATGAVKFQTIMTWASGGLVGTFVNGSVTNSYFDITTTGVTYGVQTQSGMTGSVSGFTTSQFQNTQYFMQQASAWDFNTTWAPSSSGHYPELYALSTVVWVKEVTTSSKYGDSTATTSVGTTYGGTSSYVFASDGDKLLFSEETISVDPTTAAGSSPETLSTANTTITSSNGTVYRVLVYGTHTTTVEKATLTVTANSKTKTYGDTVLLTYSTDGLINGDELSGSLASDGSATSANVDSYSITLGTLNNSNYEITYVGGTLTVDKKTITVTADSKSKTYGDSVTLTYKADGLITGDTLSGSLASDGKATTAGADSYSITQGDLGNSNYIIEFKDGTLTVNKKALIVTANADGETYDGTAYSGGNGVRYNGFIEGENKDVLGGTLSIPVMLKVR; encoded by the coding sequence ATGGCAGCAGAAAACCTGCCGACGGGCGCGCAGGTCGTATCGGGCGCGGTTTCGGTCGGCACGTCCGGCACGAGCATGACGATTACCCAAGGGTCGGATAAGGCCATCGTCAACTGGAACGGTTTTTCGGTCGGCTCGGGCAATAGTGTCACCTTCGTACAGCCGGGAAGCACCTCGGCCATTCTCAACCGCGTTACGGGCAACACCACTTCAACGATTGCAGGTTCGATTACCGCAAACGGACAGGTCTACCTGATCAACCCCAACGGCATCGCCATCACCTCGACGGGCACAGTTGATGTCGGCGGCGGTTTTGTTGCCTCAACGCTGGATATCTCCAACGAAGACTTCCTGAACGGTAATTACAAATTTGCCGGCAACGGCGCCTCCGGCGAGGTCAAGAATGAAGGCATCATCACCGTCGGTCGCGGCGGTTATGCCGCGCTCATCGGCGGCACGGTGAAGAATGACGGGCTGATCGCGGTTCCGGTCGGCAAAGTCGGCCTCGGCTCCGGCGAACAGGCCACGCTCGATCTTTCCGGCGATGGCTTCCTGCAAGTCGCACTTCCCACCAAGGAAGGTGCCGAAGGCAACGGCGCGCTCGTTGAAAACAACGGCACGATCAAGGCCGATGGCGGAACCGTGGTCATGAGTGCCGCAACCGCGCGCAATGCCGCGCGTCACGCAGTCAACCTTTCCGGCGTGGTGGAAGCAGACAGCATCTCAGGCAGCGATGGCGAAATCGTCATCGGCGGCGGAGAGGGCGGCGCGGTCACGGTGTCGGGCAAGGTCAAAACCACGTCTTCCACCGGCAAGGGCGGCAAGGTCACGGTCACCGGCAAATCCGTTGCGCTGAAGGGTGCGACCATAGACGCTTCCGGCAAGACCGGCGGCGGCAAGGTCCGCATCGGCGGGGATTATCAAGGCAAGGGCAGCCTGCAAACCGCCGATACCGTAAGCGTCGATGCCGATACGGTCATCCGCGCCGATGCAAGCGAAAGCGGCAATGGCGGCTCCGTCGTCGTCTGGTCGAACGATCTGACCACATTCGCAGGCCTGATTACCGCACACGGCGCAGGCACGGGAACGGGCGGCGATGCTGAAGTGTCTGGCAAGGCCGTGCTGTCCTACACCGGCTTCACCAACCTCTCCGGCCCCGGCGGGTTTGGAACGCTGCTGCTTGATCCTTATGATATTACGATCTCGGATGGTGAGGCTTCGAATTCTTCCGGCTTTACGGCCACCGGCGAGAATAGTGTCATTAGCGTTTCGAGGCTGGAAACCGCGCTAGCTAATGCAAATGTCGTTATCAGCACCGGCTCTTCCGGCAGCCAGATGGGCAACATCACCGTCGCATCTGATATTGAATGGTCGAACGCCACGACACTGGTGTTAGCTGCCTCTAACAATATCTACATCAACGCTGATATCACCGCTACGGGTGCCAGCGCCGGGCTGACGCTATACTATGGTGGATATGCAACGACAGGCTCGGCAACATCCGGCACGGATTACTCGATTGCCTCCGGCGCTTCGATAACCCTTTCCGGGAACGACGCTACTCTCGCCATCAACGGCAATAATTACACGCTGATCCATTCGATGAGCGAACTTGATGCAATCGACACCACCGACCTGAGCGGACGTTACGCGCTGGCCGGAGACCTTGATGCTTCAGATACCACCTACACATCGGCGCTTGTAGGCTTAACTTCGAGCGCAGGCTTTACTGGCACCTTTGCCGGTCTCGGTCATACGATTTCCGGCTTGACAATCAGTAACAGCGCGGCATCAGGCACTTATTACGGTTTGTTTGGATATGTGTCTGGCGCCACGATCCGTGACGTAGGCCTCGTAGATAATCTCATCTCAATAACCGGCAGCCCCAGCTACGTTGGCGGTCTCATTGGCGTTACCGCTGCCTCGACAGTTGTTTCTAATGCCTATGCAACAGGCGTTGTTAAAGTCACAACGACTGCTTCTGACGTTAACGTAGGTGGCTTGATCGGCTACGCAGGTTCCAAAGCTGTCATCAACGATGTCTACAGTACCAGCAACGTTACTGCCACAGGATCATTCGTGGCCAAAGCGGCAGGACTGATAGGATACGTAGATACGTCTGTGACAATCACGGATGCTTATGCGACGGGTGACGTCACTGTCAAATCCAACAATTACAGTCTTGCCGGTGGGCTTGTAGGTTATATTGGGCAGTCTTCAACGATCAAAAATTCCTACGCGACGGGTAATATAAACAGCACAAGCAGCGGAAGCAATGACACCATAGCTGGAGGATTGATAGGAAAGGCCTATTTTGCAACGATTACGAACGGTTACGCCACCGGTGACGTTACAGCAAACAACACGAGTGCAAGAACTAAATCGTACAGTACGTACGCTGGGGGTCTGGTGGGTAATGCAGATACAACCACAATCAAGAATTCCTATTCAACTAGCATTGTAACCAGTACCGATGCCAGTACCGGCGGCGCCACCACTGTCACGAACTACGGCGGCGGCCTGATTGGTTACGATAAAGGTTCCACTATTACCGGAGCATATGCAACCGGTTATGTAACAGTCAGCAACGAGGTTCTCCAGCCAGTCTTTTATGTGGGAGGCCTAATAGGATATACGTCTTCTTCTACAGTAACGAACGCATATGCGACCGGAGGCAGTTCCGTAATCAATACTGCAATAGCAGCTCTCCAGTCGTATGCTGGTGGACTGCTAGGATATTCAGCTGATACAAAGCTTACCAACACTTATGCGACCGGGGCAGTAAAATTTCAAACCATTATGACGTGGGCGAGCGGTGGATTGGTGGGCACCTTCGTTAACGGATCTGTTACTAACTCTTACTTCGACATAACGACCACAGGCGTCACCTATGGTGTTCAAACGCAAAGTGGAATGACGGGTAGCGTAAGCGGCTTTACGACCAGTCAGTTCCAAAACACGCAATATTTCATGCAGCAGGCATCAGCGTGGGACTTCAACACCACATGGGCACCATCCTCAAGCGGCCATTATCCCGAACTCTACGCCCTTTCGACAGTTGTCTGGGTGAAAGAAGTCACGACCTCATCCAAATATGGTGACAGCACCGCTACTACAAGCGTGGGCACAACATACGGCGGCACGTCATCGTACGTTTTTGCTTCGGATGGGGATAAGCTCTTATTTTCAGAAGAGACTATTTCTGTCGATCCGACCACCGCTGCGGGCAGTTCACCAGAAACGCTGTCGACAGCGAACACAACCATAACGAGCTCCAATGGCACAGTCTATCGTGTTCTCGTTTACGGAACTCACACTACAACGGTTGAAAAAGCGACACTCACCGTAACGGCTAACAGCAAAACGAAAACCTATGGTGACACCGTTTTGCTTACCTACAGTACGGATGGTCTTATCAACGGTGATGAACTCTCGGGATCGCTTGCGAGCGATGGGTCGGCAACGAGTGCCAATGTCGACTCCTATAGCATTACGCTGGGTACGCTCAACAACAGCAATTACGAGATCACCTATGTCGGCGGCACGCTGACGGTAGACAAGAAGACCATCACGGTCACGGCAGATAGCAAGTCCAAGACCTATGGCGACAGCGTTACGCTGACCTACAAGGCGGATGGTCTCATAACGGGGGATACGCTTTCCGGTTCTCTGGCCAGCGATGGCAAGGCAACAACCGCCGGTGCCGATTCATATTCCATCACTCAGGGCGACCTCGGCAACAGCAATTACATCATCGAATTCAAAGACGGCACGCTGACCGTTAATAAAAAAGCCCTGATCGTAACGGCGAACGCCGATGGCGAGACCTATGATGGCACGGCCTATTCCGGTGGCAACGGGGTTCGCTATAATGGCTTTATCGAGGGTGAGAACAAGGATGTGTTGGGGGGAACACTGTCTATTCCGGTAATGCTCAAGGTGCGGTGA
- a CDS encoding response regulator transcription factor, with protein sequence MRKKLNEDSGKANFRANHIGVLIVEDDDLLRQSIADYLRQRGMTVSEAESGSEFRSMLKTRSHDVLVLDINLPDVSGFELAEFARSRSDMGIIILSARSGRDDKLSGYGKGADLYLTKPVDSEELTLAIANLARRRQSSRGSVPSKARQSDGSSLTLDRHRQTLTTPDGVVLKLSAREAAFLEYIAAGPNAIISRAEVAEIFGEDLSSPSSRLTDVALARLRARLRKAGVELPLQVVRNAGYRLHGILDVV encoded by the coding sequence ATGAGAAAAAAACTAAACGAAGATAGTGGAAAAGCCAATTTCCGTGCTAACCATATTGGCGTGTTGATTGTTGAGGACGACGATCTTCTTAGACAAAGCATCGCGGATTACCTGCGCCAGCGCGGTATGACCGTTTCAGAAGCTGAATCCGGTTCTGAATTTCGATCCATGCTTAAAACGCGATCTCATGATGTTTTGGTGCTCGATATTAATCTACCGGATGTTTCCGGTTTTGAATTGGCCGAATTTGCCCGATCGCGCAGCGATATGGGCATTATCATTTTATCGGCGCGTAGTGGTCGAGATGATAAATTGAGCGGGTACGGCAAAGGCGCGGACCTTTATTTGACCAAGCCCGTGGATAGTGAAGAGCTGACCTTGGCGATTGCCAATTTGGCCAGAAGGCGTCAGTCCTCACGCGGTTCCGTTCCGTCGAAAGCACGTCAGAGCGATGGTTCGAGCTTGACTCTCGACCGCCACCGCCAAACCCTGACGACGCCTGATGGGGTCGTACTCAAACTCTCTGCTCGGGAAGCTGCCTTTCTCGAATATATTGCCGCTGGACCAAACGCGATCATCTCGCGTGCAGAGGTTGCTGAAATCTTTGGAGAGGATTTGTCTTCACCCAGCAGTCGGCTCACAGATGTGGCGCTTGCGAGACTTCGGGCGCGCTTACGCAAGGCAGGGGTGGAGCTCCCTCTCCAGGTCGTGCGGAATGCAGGCTACCGCCTTCATGGCATATTGGATGTTGTCTAA
- a CDS encoding sensor histidine kinase has protein sequence MSIFRFVLSTCLALFAGVTMVMANDDDQSSPVLQLHLPLEKTISLDGFIDVAFVDEPSENLLLDSATRFRHLSGHDVNLGFVRTSVWMRFRIALPPEAVEAADLLLSIKPNFTDELNAYVGKQKAHMTKQDFERFELGDHAPREETISNTLANILPLKLYPGETTVVYLRARNHDASLNVSAELISPQHYLYWTLIQNTVQGAWFGGMTILLAIQFFFYYFDRKKFYILLAADILAVSCTYFGSLGFARFLLFNQGGLGNDFFTSASSWFGLTAGSLSFSAILELRKRYPRLHYFFCFAALAGIVGVFCVFAGVNRYFILLAGPLILLLTTFAMSVALLDLIRTPGAQQGLNFSAFVLLWAGLIATNGQRYGVLSLPSWVASFYAITSIIHFTLLTGSLAVRLRNAETSARDADRRALLAAGAAEQHAIDLVTERTKELRAATLVAETALRAELEAQEQQVRFMEVISHQYRTPLGIIRTNLESVRLTLSKKDAANRQRLDRANIGITRLVEVLEVNLTRSRVQGLAYKPSFKETSVSDVINSAVSSATDLFQGAELTVTSEPGSERAKIYADAEMLRLAILNLLENAFKFSAPVGSTSIWLEVRVIDDQLQVQVRDRGIGIEHEDVEKLILERTRGKNASHIQGSGVGLALVKRTVDVHRGKVAFASLPGGGTSATISLPLTAAHRPPF, from the coding sequence ATGTCGATTTTTCGTTTTGTTTTATCAACATGCCTTGCCCTTTTTGCGGGCGTTACGATGGTAATGGCGAATGATGATGATCAGTCATCTCCCGTCCTTCAGCTTCATTTGCCGCTTGAAAAGACAATATCGCTGGATGGCTTTATCGATGTCGCTTTTGTCGATGAGCCTTCCGAAAACCTCCTCCTGGACTCAGCTACTCGTTTCAGGCACTTATCCGGTCACGATGTGAATTTGGGCTTTGTACGGACCTCTGTATGGATGAGATTTCGCATTGCTCTCCCGCCTGAGGCCGTTGAGGCGGCGGACCTACTGCTATCGATCAAACCAAACTTTACGGATGAGCTGAACGCGTATGTGGGCAAGCAGAAAGCGCACATGACAAAGCAAGACTTCGAGCGGTTTGAACTCGGTGATCACGCTCCGCGCGAAGAAACGATCTCAAACACTCTCGCAAATATCCTGCCTCTCAAACTGTATCCAGGTGAGACGACGGTTGTATATTTGCGTGCCCGAAACCATGATGCGAGTCTGAACGTCTCCGCCGAATTGATATCTCCTCAGCATTATCTGTATTGGACACTCATCCAGAACACCGTGCAAGGCGCGTGGTTTGGTGGGATGACTATCCTTCTCGCGATCCAGTTCTTCTTCTACTATTTCGATAGGAAGAAATTTTATATTCTTTTGGCAGCAGACATACTCGCTGTCAGTTGCACATATTTTGGAAGTCTCGGCTTTGCGCGATTCCTGCTTTTCAATCAGGGAGGTTTGGGAAATGACTTCTTCACAAGCGCATCTTCCTGGTTTGGTTTAACTGCAGGATCGCTATCCTTTTCCGCTATACTTGAACTGCGGAAACGTTATCCGCGTCTGCATTACTTCTTTTGTTTCGCTGCTCTTGCCGGGATAGTTGGCGTCTTTTGCGTTTTCGCTGGCGTCAACCGCTATTTCATTCTGTTGGCAGGGCCGCTGATCCTACTGTTGACGACGTTTGCAATGTCGGTGGCGCTGCTAGATTTGATTCGAACGCCTGGAGCACAGCAAGGTCTTAATTTCTCGGCATTCGTCCTGTTGTGGGCGGGCCTTATTGCGACGAACGGGCAGCGCTACGGTGTTTTATCGTTACCCAGTTGGGTTGCCAGTTTTTACGCTATCACGAGTATCATCCACTTCACTTTATTGACGGGTTCATTGGCAGTGCGTCTGAGAAACGCTGAAACTTCAGCTCGAGACGCAGATCGACGTGCGCTACTCGCTGCTGGTGCGGCAGAACAACACGCTATTGATCTTGTGACTGAGCGAACAAAAGAGCTGCGCGCAGCAACGTTGGTGGCGGAAACGGCGTTGCGCGCAGAGTTGGAGGCACAAGAACAACAGGTTCGTTTCATGGAGGTAATATCCCATCAATATCGGACACCGCTGGGCATTATCAGGACAAATCTGGAGAGTGTACGTCTCACATTATCGAAAAAGGATGCCGCTAACCGCCAAAGGCTGGACAGAGCCAACATAGGTATCACCCGCCTTGTTGAAGTTCTTGAAGTAAACCTGACCAGAAGCCGGGTTCAAGGTCTAGCGTACAAGCCCTCTTTCAAGGAAACCTCCGTATCAGATGTGATCAATAGTGCTGTCAGCAGCGCCACAGATTTGTTTCAGGGCGCAGAACTGACCGTGACATCGGAACCAGGCTCTGAGCGAGCCAAAATCTATGCAGATGCGGAGATGCTTAGGCTTGCAATCCTCAATCTCCTGGAAAATGCCTTCAAGTTCTCAGCTCCAGTGGGCTCTACATCCATATGGCTTGAGGTTCGAGTGATAGATGATCAATTGCAGGTTCAAGTCAGAGATAGAGGCATCGGCATCGAGCATGAGGATGTCGAAAAACTTATCCTTGAACGAACGCGAGGGAAAAACGCCTCGCATATACAGGGAAGTGGGGTCGGACTTGCACTTGTCAAGCGTACCGTAGATGTACACAGAGGCAAGGTCGCTTTCGCCAGTCTGCCTGGCGGCGGAACCTCAGCGACAATTTCATTGCCATTGACGGCGGCGCATCGACCACCGTTTTGA
- a CDS encoding histidine phosphatase family protein — translation MPTSLPQIFLVRHGETAWSVSGRHTGRSDIDLTPNGEAAARTLAGRLKEMTADIVWSSPSLRARRTCELAGFASGMSVKADLQEWDYGQYEGITTKEIHKTSPGWQLFRDGAPGGESVEQVGQRADRIIQDIRHSGATILIFSSSHFLRVLAARWIGLPPDRGQSFVLDTASISTLGYEHNLQEPVIRAWNT, via the coding sequence ATGCCGACATCGTTGCCGCAGATTTTTCTGGTTCGACACGGCGAAACCGCCTGGTCGGTATCGGGTCGCCATACCGGAAGGTCGGATATCGACCTGACGCCCAACGGAGAAGCGGCTGCAAGAACACTTGCCGGACGCCTGAAAGAAATGACCGCCGATATCGTCTGGTCAAGCCCTTCCCTGCGAGCGCGAAGGACATGCGAACTTGCCGGATTTGCTTCCGGAATGTCCGTGAAGGCTGATCTTCAGGAGTGGGATTACGGACAGTACGAGGGGATCACCACAAAAGAAATTCATAAGACCTCACCCGGCTGGCAGCTTTTCCGCGATGGCGCTCCGGGCGGCGAAAGCGTTGAACAGGTGGGACAACGAGCAGATCGCATCATCCAAGACATCAGGCACAGCGGCGCAACGATCCTCATCTTCTCAAGCTCCCATTTCCTGCGGGTGCTGGCAGCGAGATGGATCGGCCTTCCACCCGACCGCGGACAAAGCTTCGTGCTCGACACCGCAAGTATCAGCACGCTCGGGTACGAGCACAATCTTCAAGAACCGGTCATCCGGGCGTGGAACACTTGA